The stretch of DNA CAAAGCTTCCCAAGCTTCAGGATTATTTTCTTCTGTTGCTTCAGGATGGTTTGCTAAAACTTGCCTTGCTTTTCCTAATAAATCCCAAGCTTTATTTTTAGCAGGATCGCCGATCCAAGTTGTAAGGCTGCCATCTACCCAAGAACCTGTATGTAGTTTGTCTGCGGGTAATGTTTCGGTTGCTGGGAACTGATCTAAAAATTCAGAAACAGTCACCAGTTTAATTTCTTTATGGTCGCTGAGAGTTTGATAAAGGTTTTCGAGGAAGGGTTTGCCGTCTTGATAGTAGTGTTCCCAGCAATTTTCACCATCTAAAGCAATTGTGACTAACCAAGGATTTTCGATGGTAGTACCACCGCCTGGTTGTCTGTGTTTGAGGGTACGTGCGATCGCTTCTAAGTGTCCCACTAAATCACTTGCTGCCCGCTTTGGTTCCATTGAACCATAGCTAAACCCAATTAAATCTGATAAACGGTGGTCGCGGAACACCATCGCCAAATCACCATGCTCAGTTTCCAGACGATAAGGGCGATATAATAACTCTGGTTCCAAAACATTTCCAGCGCCATCACGTTGAAAGAAGCGCTTGAGAGTAGAACCCAGAATTGCCTCATCAGAACACAGCCACTTAAAGCCTTGTTGGGCAACATAAGGCAAGATTGCAGGACTAACAGCTTGTTCCGAAGGCCATAAACCACGAGGCGTTACCCCAAAGCGGTCTTTATACATATACCAAGCTTTATTTAAGTGCCTGGGAATATCCTCTGCCCATTGAAAACGATGCTGTGGCAAAGTCATATTTGGGATTGCCACCCGACCAACATTTGTATCTGCCAATAAAGGCAATATTGGGTGAGTATAGGGAGTTGTAGTTACTTCTAGCTGCCCAGATTCTTGCATTTTGCGGTGCTGGGGAATAATGCGACTCAGGATTTCTCTCTGTTTAGAGTAAATCCGTTGGCGATCGCTCAACGTAAAACCCTTCCCTTGCTGCAACCATTGAGCAATTTCTGGATCATCCCAAAACAAAGGATCAAACCAAGCTAGATTGTGCCATGCCAGCAAATCGCTATAATCTTGCGGAGTCCAATTTTCCAAGCACCAATCAATTCCTTTATCCTGGCGTTGCTGATATAATTCGCCATAACGCGGATGCGGGTCAATCAGGGTGTGGTGATTTGCATCAAAAAAATGCTCAATGATAAATTGGTGTTGTTCGGCTCCTAGCTGTTCAGTTGGTGTTAACGCCACAGTTAGATAAGGATCTAATGCCGTACCTGCAATGTAATCTTCTAGTTGTAAAATCAGCGACGGCACTAAGTTAACCGTTTGATGTAACTTAGGATAGCGTTCCAACAGCAGGATTAAATCCAAATAATCTTTAGTGCCGTGCAAACGTACCCAAGGCAAACGGTACTTCCCAGGAGAAACAGAAACACTGTCACGGCATTTGTATAAAGGCTGATGCTGATGCCAGATGAAAGCGACGTATAAGGGATGAGGCATATAAATAGCAGAACTAAAGACTGAGCAGTGAGTAGTTAAATTGGTCAGTCTTCAGTCTAAGGTTTTTGGTTTGGGGAAAAAGTACCTAAAGTTTTAAACTATAAAGACTTAACAAAAGGGTTATAAAAAAATTCTCTCCTAAGTTGGGCATAGCATAAAATAAGACACCCCAAGGGTGTCTTAAATACTTACTTCTGAAATTAATAAACTTGCTCAACCTCAGCAATTTCAGGAATAAACTCAAGCAAACGTCGCTCAATTCCCATTTTCAGTGTCATAGCTGAACTTGGGCAAGAACCACAAGCCCCCTGTAGCCGTAGTTTGACGATTGGGCCATCTATCTCTACCAGTTCAACATTTCCACCATCAGACATTAAGTAAGGACGCAAATCGTCCAAAACTTTTTCTACATTTTCAGTAGTTAATTCCATTGTTTGTGTTGCGGACATCATTGACCTCTAAAAAGTGGGATTGTGCTACTAAGCAGGCAGCTATATTGATCCTAGTTCACCTGCAAAAGAAAAGGGTGTGGTCAAAACCTATTGGTTGCTACCAGCAGGGGAGGCTGGGGAGGCTAAACAACTGCTGGTTCTAGCAGCTTGACATTTTTATAGTTAAACTCGGTCGTAGTCTGCTGACCTTGCTCAGTAGAATGCACTACTTGACGATTCATCACATAATAATCGCCCATCTGCTCGTAACTATCCTCAAACTTTAATTCTTTAATCAATTCATTTGTCTGAGGATTACGGAAGATAACATCATAGCCAGTTGACACATAACCTTTGCCTGTATCCAAGCTTTCCTTGGTATCAATTACAAAAGCCATGCGACCCATAACCCGACTAACTTGGCAAATTTCCTTACCCCTAATTTTATAGTTAGAACCCATCGCGTCGCCTTTGACGAGGATTTCTAAAGCACCTGTATCGTCTTGGTTGCCCAAACTAAACTCATTTTTACCATGAGCTTTTTCAAAAAATGACCGTTTGCGGTGGGTGACTACATCCCTGAGTTGGGTATATATACTTTCTTGGACAGTTTCATCTGCAATACCTGTAACTTCCACGCTCAAGTCTTTGTTGATGCGAATTTTACCTGTGTAAACTTCCTCACCTTGCTTGAGTTCTATATCTGCACTGTAACCAGGAAAGTTTTCGTCCCAAGTGTAGCGGTTTTCGTAGGCAACCTGAAATAAATCACGGGCGTTTTTTTGTTCTGTCATGATATCTTGATAAAATCTACTTCTTGTTTAGTTTAAAAAGCTTTGCGGTTTTAATGGTAGTAAACAGCAAATTTTGATCTGGTGAGAGGTTACTGTTGAGTGAATTAATCGTTCCATTCGCCTCTAGGCGGTACAGGCGGGTTGCGGGGTAGTGAACGGGTCAATTCTTCGTCTTGATTTGTTTCACCCCTAAGCCACTGTCTAACGGCTGTTTCAATCACCTTACTAGGATCA from Oculatellaceae cyanobacterium encodes:
- a CDS encoding glycoside hydrolase; translated protein: MPHPLYVAFIWHQHQPLYKCRDSVSVSPGKYRLPWVRLHGTKDYLDLILLLERYPKLHQTVNLVPSLILQLEDYIAGTALDPYLTVALTPTEQLGAEQHQFIIEHFFDANHHTLIDPHPRYGELYQQRQDKGIDWCLENWTPQDYSDLLAWHNLAWFDPLFWDDPEIAQWLQQGKGFTLSDRQRIYSKQREILSRIIPQHRKMQESGQLEVTTTPYTHPILPLLADTNVGRVAIPNMTLPQHRFQWAEDIPRHLNKAWYMYKDRFGVTPRGLWPSEQAVSPAILPYVAQQGFKWLCSDEAILGSTLKRFFQRDGAGNVLEPELLYRPYRLETEHGDLAMVFRDHRLSDLIGFSYGSMEPKRAASDLVGHLEAIARTLKHRQPGGGTTIENPWLVTIALDGENCWEHYYQDGKPFLENLYQTLSDHKEIKLVTVSEFLDQFPATETLPADKLHTGSWVDGSLTTWIGDPAKNKAWDLLGKARQVLANHPEATEENNPEAWEALYAAEGSDWFWWFGEGHSSNQDAVFDELFREHLSAIYQALNEPIPPELKQYVEIHQARSDRRPESFIHPIIDGRGDEQDWDQAGRIEIGGSRGTMHQSSTIQRLWYGVDHLNFYLRLDFKSGIKPGVDCPSELNLLWFYPEKTMHNSPIPLADVPHEAPLNYQFHHQLGINLLTQSIQFQEAGENWQWHPRLSRAQVAVDSCLEVAVPWADLHIQPDYPLQMILVLSDDGCFRSYLPENALIAIDVP
- a CDS encoding NifU family protein; the encoded protein is MELTTENVEKVLDDLRPYLMSDGGNVELVEIDGPIVKLRLQGACGSCPSSAMTLKMGIERRLLEFIPEIAEVEQVY
- a CDS encoding DUF3386 domain-containing protein, coding for MTEQKNARDLFQVAYENRYTWDENFPGYSADIELKQGEEVYTGKIRINKDLSVEVTGIADETVQESIYTQLRDVVTHRKRSFFEKAHGKNEFSLGNQDDTGALEILVKGDAMGSNYKIRGKEICQVSRVMGRMAFVIDTKESLDTGKGYVSTGYDVIFRNPQTNELIKELKFEDSYEQMGDYYVMNRQVVHSTEQGQQTTTEFNYKNVKLLEPAVV